In Carya illinoinensis cultivar Pawnee chromosome 7, C.illinoinensisPawnee_v1, whole genome shotgun sequence, the following are encoded in one genomic region:
- the LOC122316429 gene encoding putative UPF0481 protein At3g02645, which translates to MSSEPKAMEPTKLTRDQEWVIQISRALEEGLEDNDEAVPLAIFNVPKTLMSIKPEAYTPQLVALGPYHHRRLELLEMEHYKLASAKRVQNNIKQIKFRELANSFAERDGIIRSCYLRFLNFDRETLAWMFAIDASFLLECLHIYSPKKGGSLLQTSSKMGHLINHSRKRTAHHAILRDIIMLENQIPLFLLKEVHGFYQHEDHLASTLLGFCEYLSPISFSGQNFREECFERAHLLDLLYYMVTPELHLVADCAKEKKEDFPENIRWFKKVLKSILAAVFYINSASLHLVKKICKSKSIKVLLALPFTILCCILSRGKKGDINSLISSAGSMADEVESASHEMKGESPLAEEIAIPSVSELYNIGVKFRTAKGGLEKINFDNSSGTFYLPVIHLDDNSEVVLRNLVAYEACIAPEVMVVTRYAELMNGIVDTKEDVKILREAGIIVNRLKSDAEVTTLCNGITKSVSLTKVPILDKAIEGANTYYSRSWKVRMNVTMKKYVFASWPFLTFLAANILILLSIMETACSMYNCSKLLTL; encoded by the coding sequence ATGTCTTCTGAACCAAAAGCCATGGAACCAACAAAACTTACCCGTGACCAAGAATGGGTCATCCAGATAAGCCGAGCCCTAGAAGAAGGCCTCGAAGACAACGATGAGGCCGTTCCACTTGCCATCTTCAACGTGCCCAAAACCCTAATGTCCATAAAACCAGAAGCATACACTCCACAGCTCGTAGCCCTTGGTCCATACCATCACCGGCGGCTTGAACTCTTGGAGATGGAGCACTACAAGCTCGCTTCAGCGAAAAGAGTGCAAAATAACATTAAACAAATCAAATTTCGAGAATTGGCTAACAGCTTTGCGGAAAGGGATGGGATCATCCGCTCTTGCTACCTCCGGTTCTTGAACTTCGATCGAGAAACACTCGCATGGATGTTTGCCATTGATGCTTCATTCTTGTTGGAGTGTCTCCATATCTACTCTCCCAAAAAGGGAGGCTCGCTTCTGCAAACCTCTTCTAAGATGGGCCATTTGATCAACCACTCGAGGAAAAGAACCGCACACCATGCAATACTCAGAGATATTATCATGCTAGAAAACCAAATCCCTCTCTTTTTGCTTAAAGAAGTCCACGGCTTTTATCAGCATGAAGATCATTTAGCCTCCACGCTTCTAGGTTTTTGCGAATATCTGTCACCCATCAGCTTCAGTGGTCAAAATTTCAGGGAAGAGTGTTTTGAGAGAGCCCATCTGCTAGATCTTCTCTACTACATGGTTACGCCAGAATTGCATCTTGTAGCTGATTGTGCGAAAGAGAAGAAGGAAGATTTCCCAGAGAATATTCGCTGGtttaaaaaagtattgaaaTCAATCTTGGCAGCGGTATTTTACATTAACTCGGCCTCGCTCCACCTAGTCAAGAAAATTTGCAAGTCAAAATCaatcaaagttttacttgcactACCATTTACAATCCTCTGTTGTATTTTGAGTCGTGGAAAGAAGGGTGACATAAACAGTCTAATATCGTCCGCGGGAAGCATGGCCGACGAGGTGGAAAGTGCATCTCATGAGATGAAAGGCGAAAGTCCTTTAGCCGAAGAGATTGCAATCCCAAGCGTGTCAGAGCTTTATAACATTGGTGTCAAATTTCGCACAGCAAAGGGTGGTTTGGAAAAGATAAATTTTGATAACTCTTCTGGTACATTTTACCTTCCGGTTATTCACTTGGATGATAACTCCGAGGTTGTGCTAAGGAACCTTGTGGCCTATGAAGCATGTATTGCACCGGAGGTGATGGTTGTAACACGCTACGCTGAGTTGATGAATGGAATAGTCGATACCAAGGAGGACGTGAAGATTCTTCGAGAGGCAGGGATCATCGTGAACCGCCTCAAAAGTGATGCGGAAGTGACAACTCTTTGCAATGGGATAACCAAGTCTGTGAGTTTAACGAAAGTTCCGATTCTTGACAAGGCCATTGAAGGTGCAAATACATATTATTCCAGGAGTTGGAAGGTGAGGATGAATGTGACCATGAAGAAGTACGTCTTTGCTTCTTGGCCATTCCTTACATTTTTGGCTGCTAATATTCTGATACTGCTGTCTATCATGGAGACAGCTTGTTCTATGTACAATTGCTCCAAATTGCTGACACTGTGA
- the LOC122316430 gene encoding putative UPF0481 protein At3g02645, which yields MEPPKLTHDHEWVIQISRAIEEGLEKDDDEPVPTSIFSVPKTLMSIKPETYTPQLVALGPYHHQRLELLEMEHYKLASAMRVQKHIKEIKFRDLVNRIAESDCTIRASYHRLLVFDKETLAWIFAIDAAFILMCLQTYSSTTNRGSRISSKMASLIDYARKKTTHDHAILRDIIMLENQIPLFLLKEVHHEFYYYEDRDEVLANILLGFCKDLSPIKYFNIDQQHFREKCFARAHLLDLLYYMVAPDLQLSTDCEQEKPEEDEEIGWFRKAWKLILKLLWYIHYTPLLLLSRIFKSKVVTLILTIPLTIISAFSNRGSKSATAITDLISSAENVAENLESPSSYDRKDESPLIEEIGIPSVTKLHKIGVKFRPAKGGLGSTKFDKSSGSFYLPVIHLDDNSEVVLRNLVAYEACIAPEVMAFTRYTELMNGIIDTEEDVRILRNAGIILNRLKSDVEVATLWNWMTKSVRVTKVPVLDKAIEGANSYYSKSWKMRMNGNMKNYMVSWWPCLTFLAANILILLYVVQTACTIYTCSKWMQAL from the coding sequence ATGGAACCGCCAAAACTTACCCATGACCATGAATGGGTCATACAGATAAGTCGAGCCATAGAAGAAGGCCTCGAAAAGGACGATGATGAACCAGTTCCCACTAGCATCTTCAGCGTACCCAAAACCCTAATGTCTATCAAACCAGAAACATACACGCCACAGCTTGTAGCCCTCGGCCCATACCACCACCAGCGGCTTGAACTCTTGGAAATGGAGCACTACAAGCTTGCTTCAGCTATGAGAGTGCaaaagcacatcaaagaaatcAAATTTCGCGATTTGGTTAACCGCATCGCGGAAAGTGATTGCACCATTCGAGCTAGCTACCATCGATTGTTGGTGTTTGACAAAGAAACACTCGCATGGATATTTGCCATTGATGCTGCCTTCATATTGATGTGCCTCCAAACCTACTCTTCCACAACAAACCGAGGCTCACGAATATCTTCTAAGATGGCCAGTTTGATCGACTACGCTAGGAAGAAAACCACACATGACCATGCAATACTCAGGGATATCATCATGCTGGAAAATCAGATCCCTCTCTTTTTGCTTAAAGAAGTCCACCACGAATTTTATTATTACGAAGATCGTGACGAAGTATTAGCCAACATACTGTTGGGTTTTTGCAAAGATCTATCACCCATCAAGTACTTTAATATTGATCAACAACATTTCAGGGAAAAATGTTTCGCGAGAGCCCATTTGCTAGATCTTCTATACTACATGGTTGCGCCAGACTTGCAACTTTCAACTGATTGTGAGCAGGAAAAGCCGGAAGAGGATGAAGAGATTGGTTGGTTTAGAAAAGCctggaaattaatcttgaaattgCTATGGTATATTCATTATACCCCGCTCCTCCTCCTTAGCAGGATTTTCAAGTCGAAAGTAGTCACACTCATACTCACAATACCACTCACAATAATCTCGGCTTTTTCGAATCGAGGAAGCAAGAGTGCTACTGCTATAACCGATCTAATATCGTCCGCAGAGAACGTGGCCGAGAATTTGGAAAGCCCATCTAGTTATGACAGGAAAGACGAAAGTCCTTTAATCGAAGAGATTGGAATCCCAAGCGTGACCAAGCTTCATAAAATTGGTGTCAAATTTCGTCCAGCGAAGGGTGGATTGGGAAGCACAAAATTTGACAAGTCTTCTGGCTCATTTTACCTTCCAGTTATTCACTTAGATGATAACTCCGAGGTGGTGCTAAGGAACCTCGTGGCCTACGAGGCATGTATCGCCCCTGAGGTGATGGCTTTTACACGTTATACAGAGTTGATGAATGGAATAATTGATACAGAGGAGGATGTGAGGATTCTTCGTAACGCAGGGATCATCTTGAACCGCCTCAAAAGCGATGTAGAAGTGGCGACACTTTGGAATTGGATGACAAAGTCTGTGAGGGTAACGAAAGTTCCGGTTCTTGACAAGGCCATTGAAGGCGCGAATTCTTATTATTCGAAGAGTTGGAAAATGAGGATGAACGGGAACATGAAGAATTATATGGTTTCTTGGTGGCCATGTCTTACCTTTTTGGCAGCGAATATTCTAATATTGCTATACGTGGTGCAAACAGCCTGTACTATATACACTTGCTCTAAATGGATGCAAGCCCTGTGA
- the LOC122316659 gene encoding 40S ribosomal protein S11-like, whose protein sequence is MAEQTEKAFLKQPKVFLCSKKSGKGKRPGKGGNRFWKSIGLAFKTPREAIEGTYIDKKCPFVGNVSIRGRILAGTCHSAKMMRTIIVRRNYLHFVKKYQRYEKRHSNIAAHVSPCFRVKEGDHVIIGQCRPLSKTVRFNVLKVIPAGSSGAGKKAFTGI, encoded by the exons ATGGCGGAACAG ACGGAGAAGGCATTCTTGAAGCAACCCAAGGTGTTCCTTTG CTCGAAGAAGTCGGGGAAAGGGAAAAGGCCCGGAAAAGGAGGGAACCGTTTCTGGAAGAGTATCGGCTTGGCGTTTAAGACTCCTAGAGAGGCTATCGAAG GTACATATATTGATAAGAAATGCCCATTCGTTGGAAATGTTTCCATTAGGGGTCGTATCCTTGCTGGTACTTGCCACAGTGCGAAAATGATGAGGACCATCATTGTTCGGCGCAATTACCTACATTTTGTTAAGAAATACCAAAG ATATGAGAAGAGACATTCAAACATTGCAGCACATGTATCCCCATGTTTCCGTGTGAAAGAGGGAGACCATGTCATAATTGGGCAGTGCAG GCCTCTGTCAAAGACAGTGAGGTTTAATGTCTTGAAGGTGATTCCTGCTGGTTCTTCCGGAGCTGGTAAGAAGGCATTCACTGGTATATGA